From Ictalurus punctatus breed USDA103 chromosome 2, Coco_2.0, whole genome shotgun sequence:
TTAtcgtcaaaatttacagtctttcagctgtttgaaatgaacaaatcaaacaaaaacaacgaatgcttcaagtgatttccccaaattcaactgaaaattcaatttataaagatttctccagtttcaaaattattcaactccttcatggcaagcatctttagtactcagtagagaactcttttgctgttataacctgctgcaaacgagatgcatagcttctggcagcgttcctgaagaatcttagcccattcctcatgagcaatggccagGTCAgaaatattcttgggtttgggTGCTGCAAATGTCTTCTTCAAATCCCTCCAGAAATCTGTGGAGTTCaagactgtgatggccctgtagaattttccagaacttcttctgcaaccaagccttggtggaatttgatgtatgcttgggatcattgtcctgatggaaggtccaatgacacccaagcttcagcttcctaaCAGACATAACATTttctaggatttcctgatacttcaatgacttcatcttgccttccacatgctgcaggtttccagtgccagaggatgcaaagcagctccagagcatcaccgagtctccaccatgcttgacagtgGACAGAGTGtcctttcttcattcttcttcctccagacataccgctgatccatcgtgaaGAAAAgctccagttttgtttcattgctcaacagaacagaatcacaaaacttctgtggcttatttatatgattttgagctgaattttcttgtgcttttgggccagtagtggtgtacgtcttggagttctggcatggaaaccttctgtgtttgtatgtgtgtgtgtgtgtgtgtgtgtgtgtgtgtgtgtgtaattacagctaatttccttataaaactgcactaactgTACCGtagattaatattttaatttttttgtcacaccaaatattgactttgtttcatttattactgtttactttatttttgatctttatttttttttttatgtataaacatttaatttcattattttgaaggcatctttgctctacagcatttctttgcatgtgcctaaaacttttgcacagtactgtatatgtgtgtgtgtgtgtgtgtatgtgtttgtgtatgtgtatgtgtgtgtgtgtgtgtgtgtgtgtgtgtgtgtgtgtttttgatctCACTACACCCCTGCTCTGCGGGGCATAAATCATCAATAGTAATAGCTACAATCCTTTTAAAGTGTGTTTTTAACACATCCGGAATGTGGAGCGTTTTTATAACGTCGCGTTCCAACATCTGGAATTGACACAACgtttcattttgtgtgtgtatgtgtgtgtgtgtgtatgtgtgttggttCTGTGTTCAAAACACTGTCAGTTTTACAGGGCCGGACAGACATACTAATCACTACATACAAGTTAAAATTGTGGCACCGGccatcatttttcattttttgggGTCTATGCAGTAGCCGTGTGCTTtaatgagtgggtgtgtgtgtgtacgtgtacccTGCAGCTAGCCTGTTTTACTGTGCAGAAAGTGCTGAGTGCAGGTTTTCCTTCACACTTTTATTAGAGCGCCACAGGGGAGGAAAGAGGCGGAGCAGTGGTTGgggtggggcagtggtgggcGTGGTTCTGTCGAACAAACAAGCCAATCATGTATCTGTCCTGCATGAGTGACAGGCAGGGCAGTatttaacacacctgagcaTGATGTTGGGTAGGAAAAGTGGACCCGTGTGCAAGGTGAGTTTACACTACATCTATAGgctatatataagaatatatatgattatatagtGGCATGCACAAGGGCAGAGTTTCAGTTGTTGTTGGACATTGTTAACAGTCTAAAATCATGTAAACAATTGTTCAGATATGATATTGGTGATCGGAAATTAATTTgcgtaacttttttttgttgcaagcATTAACACCAGACCTAGTTTAAATAATTACAGGCTGCCTGTGACTCCTTAAACGAGAGCTcttacaaatgaaaataaattaataaccatgaattaatgtttttatgttactATGAtggaactttaaaaaaaaaaaaaaaaaaaaaaaacactttaatgttgtCTTCTATGAGATATTTAGTTATTCAGTAGGTTTTCTTGCTGCAATAAACACAGTGTTTTTCTATTTGTATGCCATCATTGCAAATGAAATCTTAAATTACATTTGAAACACTATTAACTTTAATTTGAGGATatctagggttagggttagggttagggtttgggttaaCCCTAAACCTAGGGTGAGAATACATCTATAACCTGTTTGTCATCTCTCACTCATGTCCTTCTCTTTTTTGCCTCATTCCTTCTTCACCATTTCACTTTACCTCATCTCTGTCCCTGAATtccatgttttaataaagaaaagttCATTTGAATAGAGCTTTACTTCTTCGTAATGGAgttttttttcaatttctttttactttattttttcagaGCCCTTAATAAGGTGTATTAATAGAAACTtctaacattattattattatttaaaaatagatttttttttagctttttttcactgttttctgTAGAAATTTTCTTCAATACTGTGTAACAATACCTAATTAGAAATGTACATCAATGTACACAATGtacaatgtaaaaataattactTGTGTACAGAAACAGCAGCTTGCTAGAAATATAATAACATCTGGCCAAAGCCTTGGCATAAGATTCTTTGATTGTCTTGATATTTGTATATAAACTACATTTCTTATGTACCAAGCTATCATTCGAACCAAGGTCGGACTCATTCTAAAATATGTACAACAAATTTTGTTGTATGTTAGAAATTGGGAACATCAAGCCAAAATAAACGTTTGTTCTTGTCAGAGGGCTAAAAAACGCACCGGGTTTCTGTATCGGTTCATTTTTTATAGCCCCTTTGTAAATTTACAGATGCAGTCAAACTGTTCCTTCCTTCCAGCTATAGTTGtaggttttacacacacacacacacacacacacacacacacacacacacacacacacacacacacacacacacactctctatagAGGTTCCTCTACCTCTACCTCTGCCTCTTGAAGGTACTTAAGGCTTCTTTGGTGAGACGAATCAAAGAACTAGCTAAAAGGAAaccttttgtttttcagcagcttTTTATCAAAATACATCCAGCAAATAACACATCCTTGGGCTTGTACCAGTAGGTCAGTCTAGAAAATGCAAGCATTTATGCTATTAAAAAAAGGAGTGCTATTATTTCTGATATATTATCTAAGGCATAGGGGCTCAGACGCATGCACATCCACTTGCATGCACGCCATTgaataacacaataataatagtattatatACCCAAATTGGTGGGGACCAAATATCCTCACAAGGAAAGGAATATGTGATCGTTTTGGCCttgtagatgtttatttatttatttgaaaaactaaaagagccaaaagatttcttttatttattgaagttaAGGTTGCGGTCAGCTTCAGGCataggcatagcattaattatctgcattaataaatatatcaatagAAGGTCCTCACAGTGATGATAAGTAAGACaatcatgtgtgtatgtgtccacACAGCCAACATGGTCCTGAGGCTcctttgtgtgttgtgttgcatcgtgctgctgccacgtgagTATCATTTACACTTTTTCATAAGATTTGGATTGAACCCcttcaatttaaaataaataattaaagccAAGAACTGTAACGacgcaaaaagaaaagaatcaaTTTGTTAATAGTAGGTGGTGATTCACccaatttaataaaataaaaggtttaCAGCTGTTCTAGCTTTTCTTCGTGGAACCCCGGGGGTCTCTCAATGCCATTTTGTGAACCACTGGTGTAAGGACTTTGCAGTTCGGATAAGAAAGTAGGGTtgtcatgttgacatgatttACAGTCAGAGTACGCAATTTGCAATGTGGTCTTAATTCACGGCCTAATATGGTCAACATGGTCGCACATTTTTACTTGTATTTTTCAGCAGACATCTTGATGTAGCCAGTATTGTCTCAGACTGGAGAAGGTGTGTCTCTGAGTTCGTATATAAAAATAAGAGCAGCTCCAAGTGAGTGTGCCTTAAAGCCCATAGGTGGAAGATTGTTTCTTATAGCAATGAATATGGACACTGACATCTCCTCCTGTCCCCAAATCGATCTGTCACTCTTGAGAGTTGCTTTATAAGGAGAAGGGGCTAGAGTGAAgaagcattgtttttttttcttcctggaaTCGGAGCCAATTTCTGGGTCAGAAACAATGCTTACAGAAGCCTGAAATTAAGAAACCAGCAAGACGGCAATGTTGCAAATTATGATTTTTCTAAGCATTTCTTATAAATTAGGTGATTAATGCAGATCTAGAAAGACTGTAATCTGATAAATGAGTCTATAAtgtgatttgtgtgtttgtgtaacctGATATGTTACTGTAACATGACTGGTGTGTTACTGTAACCTGATGTGCCACTGTAACATGTTTTATTTGGTACTAATACCtaatatgtattattttaatgtgatttgtgttactgtaatctaattgtTGTGCTATGCAGGATGGTTAGAGGCGAAGTCGCTGCTCAACACCATCAAACCTGAAGGTAAACATCTTTCTTATCAAAGATTCACAAGCAAACTGCAGTGTTTTTATGCCCTCTTCTCTCACTGAGGTGGCATTCATCCATGTTTCCTTCCTCGTGTTTATCTCTCTTTGAAAATCGGTTACAGTGAATATAGATGCGGCTCAGGCTAATGGTTTTCTTTCACGCACTCGGAGGAACGCCGACCCGCGCTGGCACCGGCAGTATCCTGACTTCCAGTCCTACTATCGCTACTACAGTAGCATCGGCCACACTGAGGGGGTAAACACTGAACACATCCAACATGCACGGCACTGCAATTCCAGTACACAGTATGTTGCAACACATtgtaaatttacaaaaaaagacCACTGCGAGAACTTCAATCCAACAACATTAAAACTTTTTCATGCGAGGATCCAACTCATAAAGTGAATCCACACACAAACGGTGGTAGTTTACTTCAACTGTGGAGACCAAGCGGTTACCTCTGTGTTATAATTACTGTATCACTGGCTGAAATCCTCATCACTCTAACAACCTATTTAATGTACTTAAGTTACAACAAGGGGCTGTTATTGGAGTAGCTAAGCACTATGTAGCACCATAAAACAACACAGTTAGCTGCCTAGCCTTACATCAAGAGGTTCCATTGAAGcagttaactagctagctagttttactaattattaaaaaaaaacaaaaaaaacaaacaaacctaaaATCAGTTATTGAATAAAATGGAATAACactgacagttttttttttttagatcaacACTGTAAGCTAGATGGGGTCACAGCATTTTGAATTTGTCAGTGGACCAATCAGAGTCAAGGTATAAGATATTAGGACCCATAATGATCTGTTTCCTGTATTCCGCCCACATAGCTGTATGAGATCGACCGGATCCGAATGCTGTATCAGCAGATGAGACACCTGGAGCAGGTATATGGTCCTGATGCTGCCAACTTCCAGAACAAGCTTGGCGTTCCAATGCTGGCCAGGTGTGACCCGTCCAAAGACAAACACTGCAAACTGCCCCTTCCTCCCGCTTCTGTAAAAGGccctgctcctcctcctgtcCCTAAGCAAACCCCTGCCCCACCCCCTGCTCTAGTAAAAGGCCCCTCACCATTGGTTCCCTCCCAGGCTGATGTTATTTACCTGTGTAATGCCAAAGATCCTCTGTGTAAGCCTCACATTGTGTACCTGCCCTCGGGGGCGGTGCCTGTGCTCTGTGACCCCCGATACCATCCCAGCTGTAAGCTGGAAGgcccacctcctcctccacctgccTCGGTCAAAGGCCCCGCCCCTGCCCTGCCTCCTGCACCTGTAATCCATAAAGGAATGGAGTATGATTGTGACCCCTACTGGGACCCCGACTGTCTGATTGACAAACCTCCCCGCCCTATGAAGGGTAAAACTCTGCCCCTTCCACCTGTGCCTGAGcctgaagaggaagaagaggaggaggaggagacacCAGCGCCACCTGCACCCATTGCTAAGAAACCCGCCTACCCATACTACGGTTCTCCCTATCAATATGATGTCCACTCAGAGCTGTACAATTCTGCTCGCTATTCTTACCCTTCCCCCaacaccaaataaataaacatgtaatcAGGAGGTAGTTATGCCGAGGTTATACTTGCTTTTAATTATGTGTACGAAAGAAGGATGCTGCATGTATTCTGTGTTCATTCAGTGCATCGATATCACAcgtccaaaaataaaaaaagtaacatAAAGGGCAAGGACAGTATGTGAAGCAATATTATGAACACCACCGAGAAATATACTCTTCAGTGTCTTTCCAACTTAACATAATAACCCATCTATGTTGGCCAATGTTTCAGCCATTTTCTCAAGATTAAGGCATTAATAGACGTGGTCATCTCAACTCCTGCCAACTTCACTGTTTACATTGTGCAGAAGGTGTTGgtgatgtactgtacatatgtcTCAGCTTTGACCTGCCTCCTGGTGGACAAACCATTTCATCCTCCAGCCTGCCTAGCTTCCACGTAGTCACATGTCAAGTATAACCCTGACCTTGAACCTTTACGATACAAACACAACACTAGATCTCCTCAatcgacacacacacaaagtttgccatcgtttttcattttcactaaTACTGACTCAACATGTTTGTTTAGTGTGTATGTTACACATCCATGGGAAATTAAACC
This genomic window contains:
- the LOC108275785 gene encoding uncharacterized protein LOC108275785, with translation MVLRLLCVLCCIVLLPRWLEAKSLLNTIKPEVNIDAAQANGFLSRTRRNADPRWHRQYPDFQSYYRYYSSIGHTEGLYEIDRIRMLYQQMRHLEQVYGPDAANFQNKLGVPMLARCDPSKDKHCKLPLPPASVKGPAPPPVPKQTPAPPPALVKGPSPLVPSQADVIYLCNAKDPLCKPHIVYLPSGAVPVLCDPRYHPSCKLEGPPPPPPASVKGPAPALPPAPVIHKGMEYDCDPYWDPDCLIDKPPRPMKGKTLPLPPVPEPEEEEEEEEETPAPPAPIAKKPAYPYYGSPYQYDVHSELYNSARYSYPSPNTK